Proteins from one Mytilus galloprovincialis chromosome 11, xbMytGall1.hap1.1, whole genome shotgun sequence genomic window:
- the LOC143051880 gene encoding uncharacterized protein LOC143051880 has product MTVKGLVIATILFAWISPSEERGLFCYTCFKARNPDLCHADTQCELEKNDQLCGTRRYMDIYGHTTYEKGCVPKVMCPNSRNIAQFSPVGRRRRRQAIDVIQCCDTDYCNKDQFKPALTTPVPDVSTGSCQSQDVEHCTVWAHALKLDICNEPKVANNLCRHFCGRCGVEVTTDRQKVCIDQSICPVLSKSFSICSDELTAVHICPQTCKRCGDFLPSTNSMPSEKMTTVKSILTSQTAGTNESTACKDLLSRYNEKIICSDKLISKICPITCNTSGTVQSSMNSTDMPTSGGATSDGTTTVSNRITPITGIPNFSGNGSSNKSSGITKTNNNTSPTASTTSLPVKTHPHCRDLDPNCPYLQKSVNICSNAEVALGIGCHLTCGYCSNHFPCADLDGSTKYCQYESRDVVCYDEQSVFKSQCYSTCGRCNLFCDINPLLCQPIKTSTPAGDKACKDHDTQHYCKDINIDVDCFNEQHIITSGCYSTCHRCDLDPNSGVTLPVVTMDSTVALVTKEPGNFQTTPSGDKSCLDHENQHMHYCHLLDKDIVCENELYIKSYGCFSTCSRCDLLNSPTTTNSELSTSLETTTIKDEATSESSTTNELSTTEEWSTTDAEISTTDEVSSTDDVSTTEEVSTTGEVSTTDELSTTEEATTESISTTEETTLEATTEQTTESMTTTVEQTTTAEQTTTVDPFAACKGPISKNTGQFYLMRNNGFLSFMSTFKLHLSSSKVKWLVIYNPDIGLCQNISIFNTSQVIDIPSEFKVIRNEIEKKGVHILTSSKTDLYALYKDTITNEGFFVLPKEKLSTSYVIPSFVPSGGGESFIGIVATSVDTDVNITLKLLEKTETISYNNTKYGDGDTISIHLPERGTIELPSNTDLTGTVVQSNKAIGVQSGVDGAKVPVNSGLMNQLLEMVPPVKELGTSFFIPPLFDNKQFILRLIAAHPNTSITLLGKHFKQATKVVDKIGGYIDINSNASIKVESDKPVMAVYYQQGETKPVVPFMVIIKPEGKLGRVQEFTIPNDGLRHHILITTKSTEYPFLQIDGKGIIYKNPHVYDTQSLNSSYVVARADIGPGHHTIGSLYPMIMKVKPGIIIYADSDNDIAYGYPV; this is encoded by the exons ATGACGGTTAAAG GTCTGGTTATAGCAACAATCTTATTTGCTTGGATTTCTCCATCAGAAGAAAGAG GACTGTTCTGCTACACGTGTTTTAAAGCCAGGAATCCAGACCTTTGTCATGCTGACACACAATGTGAACTAGAAAAG aacGACCAACTTTGTGGAACTCGCAGATACATGGATATATATGGACATACAACATATGAAAAAGGATGCGTACCCAAAGTA ATGTGTCCGAATTCAAGAAACATCGCCCAGTTCAGTCCGGTCGGACGCCGTCGCCGTCGCCAGGCCATTGATGTCATACAATGCTGCGATACTGATTATTGCAATAAAGATCAATTCAAACCAG CGCTTACGACTCCTGTTCCTGATGTCTCTACAGGTTCGTGTCAGTCACAAGATGTAGAACATTGCACAGTATGGGCGCATGCTTTGAAATTGGACATTTGTAATGAGCCAAAAGTGGCGAATAATTTGTGTCGTCATTTTTGTGGACGCTGTGGTGTTGAAGTTACAACTGATCGACAAAAAGTGTGTATAGACCAATCAATATGTCCGGTTTTAAGCAAAAGTTTTTCTATATGTTCAGACGAACTAACAGCAGTGCACATCTGTCCGCAAACCTGCAAAAGATGTGGTGACTTCTTGCCTTCAACAAATAGCATGCCTTCTGAAAAAATGACTACTGTAAAATCTATTCTTACATCACAGACAGCTGGCACTAATGAAAGTACTGCATGTAAAGATCTGTTATCGCGATATAATGAGAAAATCATTTGTAGCGATaaacttatatcaaaaatatGTCCAATTACTTGTAATACTTCCGGTACAGTGCAGTCATCCATGAACAGTACAGACATGCCAACTTCCGGTGGAGCCACTTCTGACGGAACAACCACAGTCTCAAACAGGATAACGCCAATAACTGGGATTCCTAATTTTAGCGGAAATGGTTCTTCAAATAAATCAAGTggtataacaaaaacaaacaacaacactaGTCCTACTGCATCTACAACCAGTTTACCAGTGAAAACCCACCCACACTGCCGTGACCTTGACCCAAATTGTCCATATTTGCAAAAAAGTGTCAACATATGTTCGAATGCTGAAGTTGCCCTCGGTATAGGATGTCATCTTACATGTGGATATTGCA GTAACCACTTTCCTTGTGCCGATTTGGATGGTTCGACAAAATATTGTCAATATGAATCGAGGGATGTTGTCTGCTATGATGAGCAATCAGTGTTTAAATCTCAGTGTTATTCTACATGTGGACGCTGTA ATTTATTCTGTGATATCAACCCATTATTATGCCAGCCTATCAAAACGTCAACGCCAGCTGGTGATAAAGCCTGTAAAGACCACGATACACAACATTATTGCAAAGATATAAACATTGATGTGGACTGCTTCAACGAACAGCATATAATTACTTCCGGTTGTTACTCAACATGTCATCGTTGTG ATCTGGATCCAAATTCTGGTGTAACACTTCCTGTGGTTACAATGGATTCAACGGTTGCCTTGGTAACCAAAGAACCGGGAAACTTTCAAACGACTCCCTCTGGTGACAAGTCATGTCTAGACCATGAAAATCAGCACATGCACTATTGTCATCTTCTAGATAAAGATATAGTGTGTGAGAACGAATTATACATCAAGAGTTATGGTTGTTTTTCTACTTGTTCTCGCTGTG ATCTTCTAAATTCACCAACAACAACAAATAGTGAACTATCAACAAGTTTGGAGACCACTACCATTAAAGATGAAGCAACCTCAGAATCATCTACGACGAATGAACTATCGACTACAGAAGAATGGTCGACTACCGACGCCGAAATATCAACAACAGACGAAGTGTCATCAACAGACGACGTATCAACCACAGAAGAGGTGTCAACCACAGGAGAGGTGTCAACAACAGACGAGCTTTCAACCACAGAGGAAGCAACGACTGAGTCAATTTCGACAACAGAGGAAACCACATTAGAAGCGACAACCGAACAGACGACAGAGTCTATGACAACAACTGTTGAGCAAACGACAACAGCTGAGCAGACGACGACAGTAGATCCTTTCGCAGCATGCAAAGGTCCTATTTCAAAAA ataCTGGACAATTTTACTTGATGCGTAACAATGGTTTCCTTAGTTTTATGTCAACCTTTAAACTACATTTATCATCGTCTAAAGTTAAATGGTTAGTTATATACAACCCTGATATCGGATTATGTCAAAACATATCGATCTTTAATACTTCACAAGTAATCGATATTCCATCGGAATTCAAAGTCATTAGAAACGAAATTGAAAAGAAAGGAGTACATATACTTACATCAAGCAAAACTGATTTATATGCCTTATATAAGGATACGATAACCAATGAAGGattttttgttttaccaaaagAAAAGCTATCAACGTCGTATGTTATTCCGTCTTTCGTCCCTTCTGGGGGTGGGGAATCGTTTATCGGAATCGTTGCAACATCCGTCGATACAGAcgtaaatataacattgaaactACTCGAAAAGACTGAAACGATTAGTTATAATAATACAAAGTATGGAGATGGTGATACAATTTCAATTCATTTACCAGAAAGGGGAACCATTGAACTTCCCAGTAATACTGACCTGACTGGTACGGTAGTCCAATCAAACAAAGCTATAGGAGTGCAGTCTGGTGTTGATGGTGCAAAAGTACCCGTGAATAGTGGTTTGATGAATCAGTTATTGGAAATGGTACCTCCAGTTAAAGAACTAGGAACGTCATTTTTTATACCACCATTATTTGATAACAAACAATTCATTTTACGTTTAATCGCTGCACATCCAAATACATCCATCACTCTCCTCGGCAAACATTTCAAACAAGCAACAAAAGTAGTAGACAAAATTGGGGGTTACATAGATATCAACAGCAACGCCTCTATAAAAGTAGAATCTGACAAACCAGTTATGGCAGTTTATTATCAACAGGGAGAAACTAAACCTGTTGTACCTTTCATGGTTATTATTAAACCGGAAGGGAAGCTGGGAAGAGTTCAGGAGTTTACAATTCCCAATGATGGTTTAAGACACCATATTCTTATTACTACGAAGAGTACCGAATACCCATTTCTTCAGATAGACGGCAAaggtattatttataaaaatcccCATGTGTACGATACACAAAGTTTAAATTCTTCTTACGTTGTTGCGAGGGCGGATATCGGACCGGGACATCATACTATCGGTTCTTTATACCCGATGATTATGAAAGTGAAACCCGGAATTATCATCTATGCCGATTCCGACAATGACATTGCTTACGGCTACCCTGTGTAA